From a region of the Sphingopyxis sp. YR583 genome:
- a CDS encoding exodeoxyribonuclease VII small subunit, producing the protein MTDTPETAATADIASLSFEAAMGELETIVRRLESGDVSLEESVALYERGHALRGHCEARLAAAQARIEQVSLGADGRPTGTTPFGES; encoded by the coding sequence ATGACGGACACCCCCGAAACCGCAGCCACCGCCGATATCGCCTCGCTGTCGTTCGAAGCCGCGATGGGCGAGCTCGAAACGATCGTGCGGCGGCTCGAAAGCGGCGACGTCAGCCTCGAGGAATCGGTGGCGCTTTACGAGCGCGGCCATGCGCTGCGCGGCCATTGCGAGGCGCGGCTGGCCGCGGCACAGGCACGGATCGAACAGGTCAGCCTGGGCGCCGACGGGCGGCCCACGGGAACCACCCCCTTCGGCGAAAGCTGA
- the coaD gene encoding pantetheine-phosphate adenylyltransferase, whose protein sequence is MRVGVYPGTFDPITLGHMDIIRRGAKLVDRLVIGVTTNIAKSPLFDDDERIAMVKAEVAGIDGDIEVVGFNSLLMDFADAQGASIIIRGIRGVTDFEYEYQLTGMNRQLNARVETVFLMADVSLQPIASRLVKEIAIFGGDIHKFVTPAVREAVVSRIAERGLLQGER, encoded by the coding sequence ATGCGGGTGGGGGTTTATCCGGGAACGTTCGATCCGATCACGCTCGGGCATATGGATATCATCCGCCGCGGTGCGAAGCTCGTCGACCGGCTCGTTATCGGCGTGACGACCAACATCGCGAAGTCGCCCCTGTTCGACGATGACGAACGGATCGCGATGGTAAAGGCCGAAGTCGCGGGAATCGACGGTGACATCGAGGTCGTCGGTTTCAATTCGCTGTTGATGGATTTTGCCGATGCGCAGGGCGCGTCGATCATCATCCGCGGCATTCGCGGCGTCACCGATTTCGAATATGAGTATCAGCTGACGGGAATGAACCGCCAGCTCAACGCGCGCGTTGAAACCGTCTTCCTGATGGCCGATGTCAGCCTGCAGCCGATCGCTTCGCGGCTGGTCAAGGAAATCGCGATCTTTGGCGGCGATATCCATAAATTCGTGACCCCAGCCGTGCGCGAGGCGGTCGTCAGCCGTATCGCCGAGCGGGGGCTCCTTCAGGGCGAGCGCTGA
- a CDS encoding DUF72 domain-containing protein: protein MSIHVGVGGWTFEPWRGPFYPAGLAQKRELEYAGQHLTGIEINGTYYGSQKPETFANWAASVPDGFQFSVKASRFTTNRKILAEGAGSVEKFLTQGLTRLGDRLGPIHWQFMATKKFDRDDFVGFLDLLPDSQDGLPLRHAIEVRDESFRDPAFTAMLRERNMAVVYADSDEFPCIDEQTADFTYARLQRSQEDIETGYDAKALDKWAQQAKAWAEGDRDVFLFFISGAKVRNPAAAQALIARL from the coding sequence ATGAGCATCCATGTCGGAGTCGGGGGCTGGACCTTCGAACCGTGGCGCGGCCCCTTCTACCCCGCCGGCCTCGCGCAGAAGCGCGAGCTCGAATATGCCGGCCAGCATCTGACCGGCATCGAGATCAACGGCACCTATTATGGCAGCCAGAAGCCCGAGACCTTCGCCAATTGGGCCGCCTCGGTTCCCGACGGCTTCCAGTTCAGCGTCAAGGCGTCACGTTTCACCACCAACCGCAAGATACTGGCCGAGGGCGCGGGCTCGGTCGAGAAATTCCTGACGCAGGGGCTGACGCGGCTCGGCGACCGGCTCGGTCCGATCCACTGGCAATTCATGGCGACGAAGAAGTTCGATCGCGACGATTTCGTAGGCTTCCTCGACCTGCTGCCCGACAGCCAGGACGGCTTGCCGCTCCGCCACGCGATCGAGGTCCGCGACGAAAGCTTCCGCGATCCGGCCTTCACCGCCATGCTGCGCGAGCGGAACATGGCGGTGGTCTATGCCGACAGCGACGAATTTCCGTGCATCGATGAGCAGACCGCCGACTTCACCTATGCGCGGCTCCAGCGCAGCCAAGAGGATATCGAAACCGGCTATGACGCCAAGGCGCTCGACAAATGGGCACAGCAAGCCAAAGCTTGGGCCGAGGGCGACCGCGATGTCTTCCTGTTCTTCATCTCGGGCGCCAAGGTCCGCAACCCCGCCGCTGCGCAGGCATTGATCGCGCGGCTGTAG
- a CDS encoding Coq4 family protein: protein MTPTIFSHPDRQMPKFRPFKAFQHFRKLIKDKEDTEQVFHIFENLPRKGFMDDARAFVESDFGKKLMEREPYLPDLLDDHSWIDALPEGTVGHAYVTFMRREGLSAAGLVAESDKMGRPQYDDQVQWYSNRLRDTHDLFHILTGYGRDALGEQCVLGFTYGQTGNYGNAFIAYAGGYEVKRSIKSNAPVMGAIRQGQRHGKASKAIIEQDIRSLLAEPLEAARARLGIGEPTLYQEAHRAYRNRGIDPYNFLAAEVAAA from the coding sequence ATGACCCCGACCATCTTCTCCCACCCCGACCGTCAGATGCCGAAGTTCCGCCCGTTCAAGGCGTTCCAGCACTTCCGCAAGCTCATCAAGGATAAGGAAGACACCGAACAGGTCTTCCACATCTTCGAGAATCTGCCGCGCAAGGGTTTCATGGACGATGCGCGCGCCTTTGTGGAAAGCGATTTCGGCAAGAAGCTGATGGAACGCGAACCCTATCTGCCCGACCTGCTCGACGATCATAGCTGGATCGATGCGCTGCCCGAGGGCACCGTCGGCCACGCCTATGTCACCTTCATGCGCCGCGAAGGCCTGTCGGCTGCCGGTCTCGTCGCCGAAAGCGACAAGATGGGCCGTCCGCAATATGACGATCAGGTGCAATGGTATTCGAACCGCCTGCGCGATACGCACGACCTGTTCCATATCCTGACCGGCTATGGCCGCGACGCCCTTGGCGAACAATGTGTGCTTGGCTTCACCTATGGCCAGACCGGCAATTACGGCAATGCGTTCATCGCCTATGCCGGTGGTTATGAAGTGAAGCGCAGCATCAAGAGCAATGCGCCCGTGATGGGCGCGATCCGTCAGGGCCAGCGCCATGGCAAGGCGTCGAAGGCGATCATCGAGCAGGACATCCGTTCGCTGCTCGCCGAACCGCTCGAAGCCGCGCGAGCCCGCCTCGGCATCGGCGAGCCGACGCTCTATCAGGAAGCGCACCGCGCCTACCGCAACCGCGGCATCGATCCGTATAATTTCCTCGCGGCGGAAGTCGCGGCGGCCTGA
- the queA gene encoding tRNA preQ1(34) S-adenosylmethionine ribosyltransferase-isomerase QueA, with amino-acid sequence MRVDAFDFDLPNERIALRPARPRDAARMLVVDGGTMVDAGVTDLPAWLRPGDCLVFNDTRVIPAQLEGWRGEAKIGATLHKRIDLRRWQAFIRNAKRLRVGETVDFGAGVEALAEERLADGSFILAFAGDEPVEVLLERAGTMPLPPYIAGKRPTDEDDRSDYQTMFAREDGAVAAPTAALHFTPKLIEALAAAGIASETLTLHVGAGTFLPVKADDTEDHVMHAEWGRIDADTAARLNAVRAAGGRVIAVGTTSLRLLESAAQDDGIIVPFAGDTAIFITPGYRFKAIDGLMTNFHLPRSTLFMLVSALMGLETMQAAYAHAIEEGYRFYSYGDASLLLPPR; translated from the coding sequence ATGCGCGTCGACGCCTTCGATTTCGATCTGCCCAATGAGCGCATCGCGCTCCGTCCCGCGCGGCCACGCGATGCGGCGCGGATGCTCGTCGTCGATGGCGGTACGATGGTCGATGCGGGGGTAACCGACCTGCCGGCGTGGCTGCGCCCCGGCGACTGCCTCGTCTTCAACGATACGCGCGTCATTCCTGCGCAGCTCGAGGGGTGGCGCGGAGAGGCGAAGATCGGCGCGACGCTGCACAAGCGGATCGATCTGCGCCGCTGGCAGGCGTTCATCCGCAACGCCAAAAGGCTGCGCGTCGGCGAGACGGTCGATTTCGGCGCGGGCGTCGAAGCGCTCGCCGAGGAGCGGCTGGCCGACGGCAGCTTCATCCTTGCCTTCGCCGGCGACGAGCCGGTCGAAGTCCTGCTCGAACGGGCGGGGACGATGCCGCTGCCGCCCTATATCGCGGGCAAGCGGCCGACCGACGAAGACGACCGCAGCGACTATCAGACGATGTTCGCGCGCGAAGACGGCGCGGTCGCGGCACCGACCGCAGCGTTGCACTTTACGCCGAAGCTGATCGAGGCGCTCGCGGCGGCCGGGATCGCGAGCGAAACGCTGACGCTGCATGTCGGGGCGGGCACCTTCCTGCCGGTGAAGGCCGACGACACCGAAGATCATGTCATGCACGCCGAATGGGGGCGTATCGACGCCGACACCGCGGCGCGGCTCAATGCGGTGCGCGCGGCGGGCGGCCGCGTCATCGCGGTCGGCACCACCAGCCTGCGCCTGCTGGAAAGCGCGGCGCAGGATGACGGCATCATCGTGCCCTTCGCGGGCGACACCGCGATCTTCATCACCCCCGGCTATCGTTTCAAGGCGATCGACGGGCTGATGACCAATTTCCACTTGCCGCGCTCGACCTTGTTCATGTTGGTCAGCGCCTTGATGGGATTGGAGACGATGCAGGCGGCCTATGCCCATGCCATCGAAGAGGGCTATCGCTTCTATAGCTACGGCGACGCGAGTTTATTGTTGCCGCCCCGATAG
- a CDS encoding polyprenyl synthetase family protein, whose translation MLLSTQAEVAAGIDTLFDHLLAVPPDPRGPLYEAMRHAAVAGGKRLRPLLVRAAGDLFHVDRSLTLRVGAAVEAMHVYSLIHDDLPCMDDDDIRRGKPTVHKAFDEATAVLAGDSLHALAFEWLCDPVTSADPFVRAELCCELARAAGPAGMAGGQMMDLAAETSNFDLPTVTRLQQLKTGALIAFSVEAGAILARIPAEGRRPLRGYARDIGLAFQIADDIMDVEGDEALAGKALHKDDAAGKATFVTLMGIERAREQAGLLVEQAIAHLGGFGEEAALLRAIAHYVVERDR comes from the coding sequence TTGCTGCTGTCCACCCAGGCAGAGGTCGCGGCCGGGATCGATACGTTGTTCGACCATCTGCTCGCGGTTCCGCCCGATCCGCGCGGTCCGCTTTATGAAGCGATGCGCCATGCCGCGGTCGCCGGCGGCAAGCGGCTGCGGCCGCTGCTGGTTCGCGCGGCGGGTGATCTGTTCCACGTCGACCGCTCGCTGACGCTTCGCGTCGGAGCCGCGGTCGAGGCGATGCACGTCTATTCGCTGATCCACGACGACCTGCCGTGCATGGACGATGACGATATCCGCCGCGGGAAGCCGACGGTGCACAAGGCGTTCGACGAGGCGACGGCAGTACTCGCGGGCGACTCGCTCCATGCCCTCGCGTTCGAATGGCTGTGCGATCCGGTGACGAGCGCCGATCCGTTCGTGCGCGCCGAACTGTGCTGCGAGCTTGCGCGCGCCGCGGGTCCGGCAGGCATGGCGGGCGGGCAGATGATGGACCTCGCCGCCGAGACATCGAACTTCGACCTGCCGACGGTGACGCGGTTGCAACAGCTCAAGACCGGCGCGCTGATTGCCTTTTCGGTCGAGGCGGGCGCGATTCTCGCGCGGATTCCGGCCGAGGGCCGCCGCCCCTTGCGCGGTTATGCGCGCGATATCGGCCTTGCTTTCCAGATCGCCGACGACATCATGGACGTCGAGGGCGACGAAGCGCTGGCGGGCAAGGCGCTGCACAAGGATGACGCCGCGGGCAAGGCCACCTTCGTCACGCTGATGGGGATCGAGCGCGCGCGCGAACAGGCGGGGCTGCTCGTCGAACAGGCGATTGCGCATCTCGGCGGCTTCGGCGAAGAGGCGGCGCTGCTGCGTGCGATCGCGCATTATGTCGTGGAAAGGGACCGTTGA
- the purL gene encoding phosphoribosylformylglycinamidine synthase subunit PurL — protein sequence MTQQAPAITPEIVAEHGLSPEEYDRVLNAIGREPNLVELGIFSVMWSEHCSYKSSRLHLKKLPTEAPWVICGPGENAGVIDIGEGPDGKKLAAIFKMESHNHPSYIEPYQGAATGVGGILRDVFTMGARPVANLNALRFGRPDHPKMKHLISGVVHGIGGYGNCVGVPTVGGEVNFHKAYDGNILVNAMTVGVAEQDKIFYSAASGVGNPIVYVGSKTGRDGIHGATMASADFGEDAEEKRPTVQVGDPFTEKLLIEACLELMASDAIVAIQDMGAAGLTSSSVEMASKGGVGLHLKMDDVPQRETGMTAYEMMLSESQERMLMVLKPGKEEFAKAIFHKWELDFAVIGTVTDTGRMVLEHHGEIVCDIPLAPLADDAPLYDRPHVPTPKQAELTNVPETKDVATDLKTLMGTPDIASRRWIYEQYDSQVGADTLQTGGDAALVRIHGTNRALAMSTDCTPRYCYADPVEGGKQAVAETWRNISAVGATPLAITNCLNFANPQRPEIMGQITGCLDGMAQACRALDYPIVSGNVSLYNESKATGGGSAILPTPAIGGVGVIDDLNRAVGIGFKRTGDIVLAVGERAGHLGQSVWLREILGREEGPPPPVDLRAEKRTGDFIRHAINAGWITACHDVSDGGMAVALAEMALKSNIGVLVSEEQPFGVAESFFGEDQGLYLVTVCDTCLADFLDAAGRADVPVDPVGRTIKDRIVFELEGSDHQVTLAELREAHEGFFPNLMGADAALA from the coding sequence ATGACTCAGCAAGCGCCCGCCATCACCCCCGAAATCGTCGCCGAGCACGGCCTTTCGCCCGAGGAATATGATCGCGTCCTGAACGCGATCGGGCGCGAGCCGAACCTCGTCGAACTCGGCATCTTCTCGGTCATGTGGTCGGAGCATTGCAGCTATAAAAGCTCGCGCCTGCACCTCAAGAAACTGCCGACCGAGGCGCCTTGGGTGATCTGCGGCCCCGGCGAGAATGCCGGCGTTATCGACATCGGCGAAGGGCCGGACGGCAAGAAGCTCGCCGCGATCTTCAAGATGGAGAGCCACAACCACCCGTCGTATATCGAACCCTATCAGGGCGCGGCGACCGGGGTCGGCGGCATCCTGCGCGACGTGTTCACCATGGGCGCGCGCCCGGTCGCGAACCTCAACGCGCTGCGCTTCGGCCGTCCCGACCATCCGAAGATGAAGCACCTCATCTCGGGCGTCGTCCACGGCATCGGCGGTTACGGCAATTGCGTCGGCGTGCCGACGGTGGGCGGCGAGGTCAATTTCCACAAGGCCTATGACGGCAATATCCTGGTCAACGCGATGACCGTGGGCGTCGCCGAGCAGGACAAGATCTTCTATTCGGCTGCCTCGGGCGTCGGCAATCCGATCGTCTATGTCGGCTCGAAGACCGGCCGCGACGGCATCCACGGCGCGACCATGGCGTCGGCGGACTTCGGCGAGGATGCCGAGGAGAAGCGTCCGACCGTGCAGGTCGGCGATCCCTTCACCGAAAAGCTGCTGATCGAGGCGTGCCTCGAACTGATGGCGTCGGACGCGATCGTCGCGATCCAGGACATGGGCGCCGCAGGCCTTACCTCCTCGTCGGTCGAGATGGCGTCAAAGGGCGGCGTCGGCCTCCACCTCAAGATGGACGATGTGCCGCAGCGCGAAACCGGCATGACGGCATATGAGATGATGCTGTCCGAATCGCAGGAACGCATGCTGATGGTCCTGAAACCCGGCAAGGAAGAGTTCGCCAAGGCGATCTTCCACAAATGGGAACTCGATTTCGCGGTCATCGGCACCGTCACCGACACCGGCCGCATGGTTCTCGAGCATCATGGCGAGATCGTCTGCGACATCCCGCTTGCCCCCCTCGCCGACGACGCGCCGCTCTATGATCGCCCGCACGTGCCCACGCCGAAGCAGGCCGAGCTGACGAACGTCCCCGAAACCAAGGACGTCGCCACCGACCTCAAGACGCTGATGGGCACCCCCGACATCGCCAGCCGCCGCTGGATCTACGAACAATATGACAGCCAGGTCGGCGCCGACACGCTCCAGACCGGCGGCGACGCCGCGCTCGTCCGTATCCACGGCACCAACCGCGCGCTCGCCATGTCGACCGACTGCACCCCGCGCTATTGCTATGCCGACCCGGTCGAGGGCGGCAAACAGGCGGTCGCCGAAACCTGGCGCAACATCAGCGCGGTCGGCGCGACGCCGCTCGCGATCACCAACTGCCTGAACTTCGCAAACCCGCAGCGCCCCGAAATCATGGGCCAGATCACCGGCTGCCTCGACGGCATGGCGCAAGCGTGCCGCGCGCTCGACTATCCGATCGTCTCAGGCAACGTCAGCCTCTACAACGAGAGCAAGGCGACCGGCGGCGGCAGCGCGATCCTGCCCACCCCCGCAATCGGCGGCGTCGGCGTGATCGACGACCTGAACCGCGCGGTCGGCATCGGTTTCAAGCGCACCGGCGACATCGTGCTCGCGGTCGGCGAACGTGCCGGCCACCTCGGCCAGTCGGTGTGGCTGCGCGAAATCCTCGGCCGCGAGGAAGGCCCGCCGCCGCCCGTCGACCTGCGCGCCGAAAAGCGCACCGGCGACTTCATCCGTCACGCGATCAATGCCGGCTGGATCACCGCCTGCCACGACGTCTCGGACGGCGGCATGGCCGTGGCGCTCGCCGAAATGGCGCTGAAGTCGAACATCGGCGTGCTCGTCAGCGAAGAACAGCCCTTCGGCGTCGCCGAGAGCTTCTTCGGCGAGGATCAGGGGCTATATCTGGTTACCGTCTGCGACACCTGCCTCGCCGACTTCCTCGACGCCGCCGGCCGCGCCGACGTGCCGGTCGATCCGGTCGGCCGCACGATCAAGGACCGCATCGTCTTCGAACTCGAAGGCAGCGATCATCAGGTGACGCTCGCGGAACTCCGCGAAGCGCATGAAGGCTTCTTCCCGAACCTGATGGGGGCCGACGCGGCGCTCGCATAA
- a CDS encoding peptidylprolyl isomerase: MTSSFRPLVLMAMAFGLSVAAVAQEAPPAPAPNPEESQPAPPVEAPAPAPVDVPAAPATNETAPAADVPAVPTMTPDQYINNPEYMLNLDLSTGGRVVVQLFPNVAPNHVDRIKQLARAGFYDGIKFHRVIDGFMAQTGDPSATGQGGSQLPDLKAEFNPTPHLRGTLSMARAENEDSANSQFFIMLQPRFSLDRRYTAFGRVVSGMQYIDAIHKGEPPEVMSRMVQVSVAADNKPVPPASMLTEAVPAPAPEVTVDELNAPIKQ; the protein is encoded by the coding sequence ATGACATCTTCCTTCCGCCCCTTGGTACTTATGGCGATGGCGTTCGGTCTTTCGGTTGCGGCCGTGGCACAGGAGGCGCCGCCCGCGCCCGCCCCGAACCCGGAGGAAAGCCAGCCGGCACCGCCGGTCGAAGCGCCTGCTCCGGCCCCGGTCGACGTACCCGCTGCGCCGGCGACGAATGAGACCGCGCCCGCTGCGGACGTGCCCGCGGTGCCGACGATGACGCCCGACCAATATATCAACAACCCCGAATATATGCTGAACCTCGACCTTTCGACGGGCGGCCGGGTTGTGGTCCAACTCTTTCCCAATGTCGCGCCGAACCATGTCGACCGCATCAAGCAACTCGCGCGCGCGGGCTTTTACGACGGGATCAAGTTCCACCGGGTGATCGACGGCTTCATGGCGCAGACGGGCGATCCGTCCGCGACGGGACAGGGCGGATCGCAGCTTCCGGACCTGAAGGCCGAATTCAACCCGACCCCGCATCTGCGCGGGACGCTGTCGATGGCGCGCGCCGAGAATGAGGACAGTGCGAACAGCCAGTTCTTCATCATGCTCCAGCCGCGCTTCTCGCTCGACCGCCGCTACACCGCCTTCGGCCGCGTCGTTTCGGGTATGCAATATATCGACGCGATCCATAAGGGCGAGCCGCCCGAAGTGATGTCGCGGATGGTGCAGGTGTCGGTTGCTGCCGACAACAAGCCGGTGCCGCCCGCCTCGATGCTGACCGAAGCCGTGCCCGCACCCGCGCCCGAAGTGACGGTCGACGAGCTCAACGCTCCGATCAAACAGTAA